One stretch of Gammaproteobacteria bacterium DNA includes these proteins:
- the recG gene encoding ATP-dependent DNA helicase RecG, protein MDVAKTSVTELKGIGPKLAERIAKLGLHTVQDVLFYLPHRYEDRTRLTPLGALRPGREALVAGRIELADVVLRGRRALVCRLDDGTGHLHLRFFYFNTVQREQLARGRLLRCFGAVRFGPAGYEMTHPEYTLLPDDSVPQPEDHLTPVYSATAGVNQGTLRRLAQQALERYLEPIVDWLPDELLAPMRLPNLPAALMHVHRPPPGADVAALFAGRDPAQQRLAFEELLAYYLSLKRVRNRIKAERAPSLAGGGALVERLLAQLPFTLTNAQQRVYQEIARDLALESPMQRLVQGDVGSGKTVVAAAAALLAVEAGFQVAFMAPTELLAEQHLKNLSAWLTPLGIDVVVLSGRVTGRARTQMVETVASGRAAVVVGTHALFQGEVSFARLGLIVVDEQHRFGVQQRLALRAKGNHAGLAPHQLIMSATPIPRTLAQSLYADLDVSVIDELPPGRKPIDTVAVPATRRPEVVQRIRQACAAGRQAYWVCPLIEESEVLDLETATSMAQVLAAALPELKVGLVHGRLRATDKEKIMTAFKGGELHLLVATTVIEVGVDVPNASLMIVENAERLGLSQLHQLRGRVGRGAAQSSCVLLYQPPLSDVAHARIAALRETSDGFEIASRDLEMRGPGELLGTRQTGAAAFHIADIARDRALLPGVQRAADVLLERYPERVEPIIRRWLGQREEYGAV, encoded by the coding sequence ATGGACGTCGCGAAAACTTCCGTCACGGAATTGAAAGGCATCGGCCCGAAGCTGGCCGAGCGCATTGCCAAGCTCGGTCTGCACACCGTGCAGGACGTGCTGTTCTATCTACCGCATCGCTACGAAGACCGCACGCGTCTGACGCCGCTCGGTGCGCTGCGGCCGGGGCGCGAAGCATTGGTCGCCGGCCGTATCGAGCTGGCCGACGTCGTGCTCCGCGGTCGCCGTGCGCTTGTTTGCCGGCTCGATGATGGCACCGGTCATTTGCATCTGCGCTTCTTTTATTTCAACACCGTACAGCGTGAGCAACTCGCGCGTGGACGCCTGTTGCGTTGTTTCGGTGCCGTGCGTTTCGGTCCGGCCGGTTACGAGATGACGCATCCGGAGTACACGCTGTTGCCGGACGATTCGGTACCGCAACCGGAAGATCATCTGACGCCGGTGTACTCGGCCACCGCCGGCGTCAATCAAGGAACGCTACGGCGGTTGGCGCAACAGGCGCTTGAGCGTTATCTCGAACCGATCGTCGATTGGTTGCCGGACGAACTGCTTGCGCCGATGCGCTTGCCTAATCTGCCGGCCGCGCTTATGCACGTGCATCGCCCGCCGCCGGGTGCCGATGTCGCCGCCTTGTTTGCCGGCCGCGATCCGGCGCAACAGCGACTCGCGTTCGAGGAATTGCTGGCTTACTACTTGAGTCTGAAGCGCGTACGCAACCGCATCAAAGCCGAGCGTGCGCCGTCGCTTGCCGGCGGTGGGGCTTTGGTCGAACGGTTGCTGGCGCAATTGCCGTTTACGCTGACGAATGCGCAGCAGCGCGTGTATCAGGAAATTGCTCGCGATCTCGCGCTCGAATCGCCGATGCAACGGTTGGTGCAGGGCGACGTCGGTTCGGGCAAGACCGTGGTTGCCGCCGCCGCCGCGTTGCTCGCGGTCGAAGCCGGATTTCAGGTGGCGTTCATGGCGCCGACCGAATTGCTCGCCGAGCAGCATCTAAAAAATTTGAGCGCTTGGTTGACGCCGCTCGGGATCGACGTGGTCGTGCTATCCGGCCGCGTCACCGGTCGCGCGCGCACGCAGATGGTCGAGACGGTCGCCAGCGGTCGCGCCGCCGTGGTCGTCGGCACGCACGCCTTGTTCCAAGGCGAAGTCAGTTTCGCGCGCTTAGGCTTGATCGTCGTCGACGAGCAGCATCGCTTCGGCGTGCAGCAACGTCTGGCGTTGCGCGCCAAAGGGAATCACGCAGGATTAGCGCCGCATCAGCTCATCATGAGCGCGACCCCGATTCCGCGGACGTTGGCGCAGAGCTTGTATGCCGATCTCGATGTGTCGGTGATCGACGAGTTGCCGCCCGGCCGCAAGCCGATCGACACCGTCGCTGTTCCGGCGACACGCCGACCGGAGGTGGTGCAGCGCATTCGCCAGGCGTGCGCCGCCGGCCGCCAGGCTTATTGGGTGTGTCCGCTGATCGAAGAATCGGAAGTGCTCGATCTCGAAACCGCGACCAGCATGGCGCAAGTCTTGGCAGCGGCCTTGCCCGAGCTCAAGGTCGGTTTGGTGCACGGTCGATTGCGGGCGACGGACAAAGAAAAAATCATGACCGCGTTCAAAGGCGGCGAGCTGCACTTGCTGGTGGCGACCACCGTCATCGAAGTCGGCGTCGACGTGCCGAACGCATCGCTCATGATTGTCGAGAATGCCGAGCGCTTAGGATTATCGCAGCTGCATCAATTGCGTGGCCGCGTCGGTCGCGGTGCGGCGCAGAGTAGTTGCGTGTTGTTGTATCAGCCGCCGCTGTCCGATGTGGCGCACGCGCGTATCGCCGCGTTGCGCGAAACCAGCGATGGCTTCGAAATCGCCAGCCGCGATCTGGAAATGCGCGGTCCCGGCGAATTGCTCGGCACGCGCCAGACCGGCGCCGCCGCGTTTCACATCGCCGATATTGCCCGCGATCGGGCATTGTTGCCCGGTGTCCAGCGGGCCGCTGACGTGCTGCTCGAGCGCTATCCGGAGCGGGTAGAGCCGATCATTCGCCGTTGGCTCGGACAGCGCGAGGAATACGGCGCGGTTTGA
- a CDS encoding chorismate lyase gives MHASSKNLKEPLWRPHRRVSRAYVPAHLRPWLLDTGSLTQRIIAACGGEFSVVVLRQAWARPMRNEALRLGLRPDAYAVLREVKLVCNGRPWVYARTIIPASTLTGSERRLHWLGSRSLGAVLFADPSVARSEIEVARALPNDRLYEQATALLSERPAEVWARRAQFTLKGKPLLVSEVFLPAVGSFPLSCN, from the coding sequence GTGCACGCCTCATCCAAGAATCTCAAAGAGCCGTTGTGGCGTCCGCATCGTCGCGTTTCGCGCGCGTACGTGCCAGCGCATTTGCGGCCGTGGTTGCTCGATACCGGTTCGCTGACGCAGCGAATCATCGCCGCTTGCGGCGGCGAATTTAGCGTCGTGGTGTTGCGCCAAGCATGGGCGCGACCGATGCGCAACGAAGCGTTACGGCTCGGCTTGCGGCCGGACGCCTATGCCGTGCTGCGCGAAGTGAAGCTCGTTTGTAACGGCCGGCCGTGGGTTTATGCACGCACGATAATTCCGGCGAGTACGCTGACCGGCAGCGAGCGGCGCCTGCACTGGCTGGGATCGCGTTCGCTCGGTGCTGTGCTGTTTGCCGATCCCTCGGTCGCACGCAGCGAGATCGAAGTGGCGCGCGCATTACCTAACGATCGTTTGTATGAACAGGCGACCGCTTTGTTGTCCGAACGGCCAGCGGAAGTGTGGGCGCGGCGGGCGCAATTCACGCTGAAAGGCAAACCGCTGTTGGTCAGCGAGGTTTTCTTGCCGGCGGTCGGTTCGTTTCCGCTGTCATGCAACTGA
- the ubiA gene encoding 4-hydroxybenzoate octaprenyltransferase, with the protein MQLNERLKDYAQLMRLHRPIGIFLLLWAMLWGLWFAAQGRPDGQVLFVFVVGVVLMRSAGCVINDYADREFDPHVERTRDRPIAAGRVRPREALALFVVLCLIAFASVLTLNRLTILLSVAGAFLAATYPFLKRYTHLPQFYLGAAFGWSIPMAFAAQTGSVPTLAWVLFAANVCWSVAYDTAYAIVDREDDLRVGVKSTAILFGRYDRALIGVFHVGTLMLLALAGVMSERGLLYYAGLAVAAGLAVYEQALLRSGTRDNCFKAFLNNHWFGAAVFIGLALDYYG; encoded by the coding sequence ATGCAACTGAACGAACGTCTCAAGGACTACGCGCAGTTGATGCGATTGCATCGGCCGATCGGCATTTTCTTGTTGCTGTGGGCGATGCTGTGGGGACTTTGGTTCGCCGCGCAAGGGCGACCGGACGGCCAGGTCTTGTTCGTGTTCGTCGTCGGTGTCGTGCTCATGCGCTCGGCCGGTTGCGTTATCAACGACTACGCCGATCGCGAGTTCGATCCGCATGTCGAGCGCACGCGCGATCGACCGATCGCTGCCGGCCGCGTCCGCCCGCGCGAGGCGCTGGCGCTATTCGTCGTGCTTTGCCTGATCGCATTCGCGTCGGTGTTGACGCTTAATCGACTGACGATTTTGTTGTCGGTCGCCGGCGCCTTTCTCGCCGCCACCTATCCGTTCCTCAAGCGCTATACGCATCTACCGCAGTTTTATCTCGGTGCCGCTTTTGGCTGGTCCATTCCGATGGCGTTCGCGGCACAGACCGGATCGGTGCCGACGTTAGCGTGGGTGCTGTTCGCGGCGAATGTCTGCTGGAGCGTTGCCTACGACACCGCGTATGCCATCGTCGATCGTGAGGACGATCTTCGTGTCGGCGTGAAATCGACGGCGATTTTATTCGGGCGATACGACCGCGCATTGATTGGTGTTTTTCATGTCGGTACATTGATGTTATTGGCGTTGGCCGGAGTCATGAGTGAGAGAGGGCTGCTGTATTATGCAGGTCTTGCCGTCGCCGCTGGACTGGCGGTGTATGAGCAAGCGCTGTTGCGCAGCGGTACGCGCGACAACTGTTTCAAAGCCTTTCTCAATAACCATTGGTTCGGCGCGGCGGTGTTCATTGGCTTGGCGCTCGATTACTACGGATAG
- a CDS encoding glutathione S-transferase N-terminal domain-containing protein: MKIFGSLTSPYARKVRILILEKQLSCELVVADPHAADSVVPQHNPLGLVPVLVRDDGVTLFDSPVIVEYLDTLKAPALIAATGESRWAALRWMALADGLLDMTVARLMELRRPTAQQSAEAQQRREQKIVRALAFAEKNLANPFLIDDRLTMADIALAVALEYVDFRYPHDWRSRHPRLAEWLMPLSARPTFVETRPPK; the protein is encoded by the coding sequence ATGAAAATTTTCGGCTCACTGACGTCGCCCTATGCCCGTAAGGTCCGCATTCTGATCCTCGAAAAACAATTGTCATGCGAGCTCGTCGTCGCTGATCCGCACGCTGCAGACAGCGTGGTGCCGCAGCACAATCCGCTGGGTTTGGTGCCGGTATTGGTGCGCGACGACGGCGTGACGTTGTTCGATTCGCCGGTGATCGTCGAGTATCTCGACACGCTTAAAGCGCCGGCACTCATCGCCGCTACCGGCGAATCGCGCTGGGCGGCGTTGCGCTGGATGGCATTGGCGGATGGCTTACTCGATATGACGGTGGCGCGCTTAATGGAGTTGCGGCGGCCGACGGCGCAGCAATCGGCGGAAGCGCAGCAGCGCCGCGAACAAAAGATCGTCCGGGCCTTGGCGTTCGCCGAAAAGAATTTAGCTAACCCGTTTCTCATCGATGATCGCTTAACGATGGCCGACATCGCACTGGCGGTCGCGCTCGAATATGTCGACTTCCGTTATCCGCATGATTGGCGCAGTCGACACCCGCGTTTGGCCGAGTGGCTAATGCCGCTGAGCGCACGGCCGACGTTCGTGGAGACGCGCCCACCGAAGTGA
- a CDS encoding sodium:calcium antiporter, with the protein MTFLLLLGSLLLILISAEAFTNGLEHVGARFKISEGVTGSVFAAVGTAMPEAMVPIVAVLSTAATQDVREQVGVGAILGAPLMLSTVAMLLMGLFAAFRRGWAGHFHPEHSGLRRDLTWFVAVFSLSAATIFVPHEMRLTRAAIALSLIGLYLFYLLLTVRASAKLVADGHGTEAGQPLLLLRAFGRTGAPSSLPVELLQLLLGLAGIVGGAHGFVRGVENLSATLGITALTLSLLIIPLATELPEKVNSVLWIRRGKDTLAFGNVTGAMVFQGSLLPALGIFLTPWEARPEVLAVLVLTLCASLWLLLMTARGTLRPYHMLFNGACYVAYIVTVLI; encoded by the coding sequence ATGACGTTCCTCCTACTGCTCGGTTCGTTACTGCTGATTCTTATCAGCGCTGAAGCTTTTACCAATGGTCTCGAACACGTCGGCGCGCGCTTTAAAATTTCTGAAGGTGTAACCGGCTCGGTCTTCGCTGCCGTCGGTACGGCGATGCCGGAGGCGATGGTGCCGATAGTCGCTGTCTTGTCGACCGCGGCCACGCAGGATGTACGCGAGCAAGTCGGCGTCGGCGCCATTCTTGGCGCACCGTTGATGTTGTCGACAGTCGCTATGTTGCTGATGGGCTTGTTTGCCGCGTTCCGGCGCGGTTGGGCGGGACATTTCCATCCGGAGCACAGTGGATTGCGGCGCGATCTTACTTGGTTCGTCGCCGTATTCTCGTTATCGGCGGCGACCATTTTCGTGCCGCATGAAATGCGACTGACGCGCGCCGCCATTGCGCTGTCGTTGATCGGACTCTACCTTTTTTATTTACTGCTGACGGTGCGTGCCTCCGCTAAGCTCGTTGCCGACGGTCATGGCACCGAGGCCGGTCAGCCGCTGTTGTTGCTGCGCGCGTTCGGTCGTACCGGTGCACCTAGTTCGTTGCCGGTGGAGTTGTTGCAACTGTTGTTAGGATTGGCCGGCATTGTCGGCGGCGCGCATGGTTTTGTGCGTGGTGTCGAGAATCTTTCGGCGACGCTTGGCATTACCGCGCTAACGCTATCGTTGTTGATTATTCCGTTAGCGACCGAGTTACCGGAGAAGGTAAACAGCGTCCTATGGATACGCCGCGGTAAAGATACGCTGGCATTCGGTAACGTCACCGGCGCGATGGTGTTTCAAGGTAGCTTGTTACCGGCGTTGGGAATATTTCTGACGCCGTGGGAGGCGCGGCCGGAAGTGTTGGCAGTGCTCGTGTTAACGTTGTGCGCCAGTCTTTGGTTGCTGCTGATGACCGCGCGCGGCACGTTGCGGCCGTATCATATGTTGTTCAACGGTGCTTGCTATGTCGCTTACATCGTCACGGTGCTGATCTAG
- a CDS encoding alpha/beta fold hydrolase — MTVDFPCNSPLLLPGPVGALEVLTACPVDPLATTAIICHPNSRDGGTMHNKVVHTLARAFGDLGARTVRFNFRGVGASVGEYTQGPGETEDALAVLAWVRSVRPNDEIWLAGFSFGGFVALCAAERFPVTRLILVAPAVGVYRELGPPPEPRVPLLILQGEEDDITPAADLKKWIDRLESKPTVREFPEVGHFFHGRLNDLRVAVQEEIGPQLRRE; from the coding sequence ATGACAGTTGATTTTCCGTGTAACTCGCCATTGCTCTTGCCCGGCCCTGTCGGTGCGCTCGAAGTTTTGACCGCGTGTCCGGTCGATCCGCTAGCGACCACCGCGATCATTTGTCATCCTAATTCGCGCGATGGCGGGACCATGCACAACAAAGTTGTGCATACGTTGGCGCGGGCCTTCGGCGATCTTGGCGCGCGTACGGTTCGTTTCAATTTTCGTGGTGTCGGCGCCAGCGTCGGCGAGTATACGCAAGGTCCGGGGGAGACCGAGGACGCGTTGGCCGTGCTCGCCTGGGTGCGTTCTGTTCGGCCGAATGATGAAATCTGGTTGGCCGGCTTTTCCTTCGGTGGATTCGTGGCGTTGTGCGCGGCCGAACGTTTTCCGGTGACGCGTTTGATTCTGGTCGCGCCGGCCGTCGGCGTTTATCGTGAGCTCGGCCCACCGCCAGAACCGCGCGTGCCGTTGTTGATTCTCCAAGGCGAGGAGGATGACATCACGCCGGCCGCCGACCTAAAAAAATGGATCGATCGACTCGAATCGAAACCGACCGTACGCGAGTTTCCGGAGGTCGGGCATTTCTTCCACGGCCGGTTGAACGACCTGCGGGTGGCGGTGCAGGAAGAGATTGGCCCGCAGCTGCGTCGGGAGTAG
- a CDS encoding DMT family protein: MKTIVLLSLSNVFMTFAWYAHLKDMRDKPWIVAALVSWGIALFEYLLQVPANRAGYGQFDLGQLKIIQEVIALTVFVPFAVLYMKQPLRLDFLWAALCLVGAVYFMFRTPLSQS, translated from the coding sequence ATGAAAACAATAGTGTTGCTGTCGCTTTCCAATGTCTTCATGACGTTCGCTTGGTACGCGCATCTGAAAGATATGCGTGATAAGCCGTGGATCGTCGCTGCGCTGGTGAGCTGGGGTATCGCCCTGTTCGAATATTTACTGCAGGTGCCGGCTAACCGCGCCGGTTACGGCCAGTTCGATCTTGGGCAGTTGAAGATTATTCAGGAAGTCATTGCGCTGACGGTGTTTGTACCATTCGCCGTCTTGTACATGAAGCAACCGCTGCGGCTCGATTTTCTGTGGGCGGCGTTATGTTTAGTGGGCGCGGTTTACTTCATGTTCCGCACGCCGCTCAGCCAGTCGTAA
- the cysB gene encoding HTH-type transcriptional regulator CysB: MKLQQLRYICEVARCGLNVTDAAANLYTSQPGISKQIRLLEEELGVLIFKRSGKHFVDITPAGRAIIKRAEQVLLDVRNIKELSQEFADQNRGSLSIATTHTQACYALPPTIQTFRGRYPDVSLHIHQGTPMQIAEQAARGEVDFSIATEALELFEDLVTLPCYHWNRCIVAPVGHPLLGEPVTLETLAKYPLVTYVYGFTGRSKLDQAFADKGLTPNVVFTATDSTTLKTYARLGVGVGIMAKMAYDPAIDKDLGMVDASPLFESSTSHIAFRRGVVLRRYMYDFIQWFAPHLTRELVDAAMEMETQQERDRMFAAKLPELPVR; the protein is encoded by the coding sequence ATGAAATTACAGCAACTTAGATACATCTGTGAAGTCGCTCGCTGCGGGCTCAATGTCACCGACGCGGCCGCCAACCTTTATACCTCACAGCCGGGAATCAGCAAGCAAATCCGGTTGTTGGAAGAGGAACTCGGCGTGCTGATCTTCAAACGCAGCGGCAAGCACTTTGTCGACATCACCCCGGCCGGCCGCGCCATTATAAAGCGGGCCGAGCAAGTTTTACTGGATGTCCGGAATATTAAGGAGTTATCACAGGAATTCGCCGACCAAAACCGCGGTAGCCTGTCGATCGCCACGACCCACACGCAAGCCTGCTACGCGTTGCCGCCGACGATCCAGACGTTCCGCGGCCGCTATCCCGACGTCAGCTTACACATTCACCAGGGCACGCCGATGCAGATCGCCGAGCAAGCGGCGCGCGGCGAAGTCGATTTCTCAATCGCGACCGAGGCGCTGGAACTGTTCGAAGACCTAGTCACGTTGCCGTGCTATCACTGGAACCGCTGCATCGTCGCCCCCGTCGGTCATCCGCTCCTGGGCGAGCCAGTAACGCTTGAAACCCTGGCCAAGTATCCGCTGGTCACCTATGTCTACGGCTTTACCGGGCGCTCCAAGCTCGACCAGGCATTTGCCGATAAGGGGCTGACGCCGAACGTTGTGTTCACTGCCACCGACTCCACCACCCTCAAGACCTATGCCCGTCTCGGCGTTGGCGTCGGCATTATGGCCAAGATGGCGTACGACCCGGCGATAGACAAAGACCTCGGCATGGTCGACGCATCGCCGCTGTTCGAGAGCAGCACCTCGCACATCGCCTTCCGTCGCGGCGTGGTGCTGCGGCGTTACATGTACGACTTCATCCAATGGTTTGCACCGCATCTCACGCGCGAGTTGGTCGACGCGGCGATGGAAATGGAAACGCAGCAGGAACGCGACCGGATGTTCGCCGCCAAACTCCCGGAATTGCCGGTACGCTGA